A single genomic interval of Malania oleifera isolate guangnan ecotype guangnan chromosome 13, ASM2987363v1, whole genome shotgun sequence harbors:
- the LOC131146455 gene encoding cytochrome P450 704B1-like: MEEGRNLSSISPSQGGYNMRMLLVVCMVLSWMFVHRWSQRNSKSPRTWPLVGAAIEQLLNYDRMHDWLVEYLSKSKTVIVPMPFTTYTYIADPANVEHVLKTNFANYPKGAVYHSYMEVLLGDGIFNVDGELWRKQRKTASFEFASKNLRDFSTVVFREYSLKLSAIISQASFNNQEVDMQELLMRMTLDSICKVGLGVEIGTLSPNLPENRFARAFDTANINVTLRFIDPLWKIKNILNIGSEALLDQSIKIIDDFTYSVIQTMKVEIEEAQENHKHDKIKHDILSRFIELGENTGSNSTDKSLRDVVLNLVIAGRDTTATTLSWAIYMIMSHAHVADRLYSELKTFEDDRAKEENISLLQNDAEEPESFDRRIEQFAGLLTYDSMAKLHYLYAVITEILRLYPAVPQDPKGILEDDILPDGTKVKAGGMVTYVPYSMGRMEYNWGPDAALFKPERWLKDGFFQNASPFKFTAFQARPRICLGKDSAYLQMKMALAILCRFYKFSLVPGHPMKYRMMTILSMAHGLKLTISRRS; this comes from the exons ATGGAAGAAGGGAGGAACCTTTCATCCATTTCTCCTTCCCAAGGTGGATACAACATGAGAATGCTACTCGTGGTTTGCATGGTGCTGTCATGGATGTTTGTCCACAGATGGAGCCAGAGGAACAGTAAAAGCCCAAGAACTTGGCCACTTGTAGGGGCAGCTATTGAACAGCTGCTGAATTATGACAGAATGCACGACTGGCTTGTCGAATACTTGTCCAAGTCAAAAACTGTCATCGTCCCGATGCCATTCACAACTTACACATACATTGCAGATCCTGCTAATGTAGAACATGTCCTCAAAACCAACTTTGCCAATTACCCAAAG GGTGCAGTGTATCATTCATACATGGAAGTGCTGCTTGGAGATGGAATTTTTAATGTAGATGGAGAGCTCTGGAGGAAGCAAAGAAAGACAGCAAGTTTTGAGTTTGCATCGAAGAACTTGAGGGATTTCAGCACTGTGGTTTTCAGAGAATATAGCCTGAAGCTCTCTGCTATTATAAGTCAAGCATCTTTCAACAACCAAGAAGTAGACATGCAG GAACTGCTGATGAGGATGACTTTGGACTCCATATGCAAGGTTGGGCTTGGTGTGGAGATAGGAACTTTGTCCCCCAATCTACCTGAAAATAGATTTGCAAGAGCTTTCGACACTGCAAATATCAATGTTACTCTTAGATTCATCGACCctctttggaaaattaaaaacATTCTTAATATTGGCTCTGAAGCTCTACTTGACCAGAGCATTAAAATCATTGATGATTTTACATACTCTGTTATTCAAACAATGAAGGTTGAGATAGAAGAAGCCCAAGAAAATCATAAACATGATAAG ATAAAACACGATATATTATCGAGATTCATCGAGTTAGGTGAAAACACAGGGAGCAACTCAACCGACAAAAGCCTCAGAGACGTGGTATTGAACTTGGTGATTGCTGGCCGTGACACAACAGCAACAACTCTCTCATGGGCCATATACATGATAATGAGCCACGCTCATGTAGCTGACAGGCTTTACTCAGAGCTCAAAACTTTTGAAGATGATCGAGCAAAAGAGGAGAACATCTCGCTGCTTCAGAATGATGCAGAGGAACCTGAATCATTTGATCGAAGAATTGAACAATTTGCTGGACTATTGACTTATGATTCAATGGCAAAATTACACTACTTGTATGCAGTGATCACAGAAATACTTCGTTTGTACCCAGCCGTTCCTCAG GATCCTAAGGGTATCCTGGAAGATGACATATTGCCAGATGGAACCAAGGTAAAAGCAGGAGGCATGGTGACTTACGTACCCTACTCGATGGGAAGAATGGAGTACAACTGGGGTCCTGATGCAGCTTTGTTCAAGCCTGAGAGATGGCTCAAAGATGGTTTCTTCCAAAATGCATCTCCATTCAAGTTCACTGCATTCCAG GCAAGGCCAAGGATATGTCTCGGGAAGGACTCAGCATATCTTCAAATGAAGATGGCCTTGGCCATTTTGTGTAGGTTTTACAAGTTCAGTTTGGTGCCAGGGCATCCAATGAAGTACAGGATGATGACAATTCTATCAATGGCACATGGATTAAAGCTTACAATCAGCAGACGCTCTTAA